In the Arachis ipaensis cultivar K30076 chromosome B10, Araip1.1, whole genome shotgun sequence genome, one interval contains:
- the LOC107623660 gene encoding uncharacterized protein LOC107623660 isoform X4, with protein MGGGAAGAPDFFYKEAQRLGYVARSAFKLVQIQKQHKLIKAGSSVLDLGCAPGAWLQVACQSLGPPNHGGSVLGINLKVGSCIEIGIPMLILFIALSQVQFKSRH; from the exons ATGGGGGGAGGGGCGGCGGGGGCACCCGATTTCTTCTACAAGGAAGCTCAGCGCCTTGGCTATGTTGCTCGCTCTGCCTTCAAG CTAGTACAGATACAGAAGCAGCACAAGCTCATCAAGGCTGGCTCATCCGTACTGGACCTCGGCTGTGCTCCGGGTGCTTGGCTTCAAGTTGCTTGCCAGAGCCTCGGTCCTCCCAATCATGGCGGTTCCGTTCTCGGCATCAATCTCAAG GTTGGGAGCTGCATCGAAATTGGAATTCCCATGCTAATACTGTTTATAGCCTTGTCTCAGGTACAATTTAAAAGTAGACACTAA
- the LOC107623660 gene encoding uncharacterized protein LOC107623660 isoform X5, which produces MGGGAAGAPDFFYKEAQRLGYVARSAFKIQKQHKLIKAGSSVLDLGCAPGAWLQVACQSLGPPNHGGSVLGINLKVGSCIEIGIPMLILFIALSQVQFKSRH; this is translated from the exons ATGGGGGGAGGGGCGGCGGGGGCACCCGATTTCTTCTACAAGGAAGCTCAGCGCCTTGGCTATGTTGCTCGCTCTGCCTTCAAG ATACAGAAGCAGCACAAGCTCATCAAGGCTGGCTCATCCGTACTGGACCTCGGCTGTGCTCCGGGTGCTTGGCTTCAAGTTGCTTGCCAGAGCCTCGGTCCTCCCAATCATGGCGGTTCCGTTCTCGGCATCAATCTCAAG GTTGGGAGCTGCATCGAAATTGGAATTCCCATGCTAATACTGTTTATAGCCTTGTCTCAGGTACAATTTAAAAGTAGACACTAA
- the LOC107623660 gene encoding uncharacterized protein LOC107623660 isoform X3: protein MLLALPSRYRSSTSSSRLAHPYWTSAVLRVLGFKLLARASVLPIMAVPFSASISRFFSRLRMVPVIALVGFELFNRGFLVVGSCIEIGIPMLILFIALSQVAVIV, encoded by the exons ATGTTGCTCGCTCTGCCTTCAAG ATACAGAAGCAGCACAAGCTCATCAAGGCTGGCTCATCCGTACTGGACCTCGGCTGTGCTCCGGGTGCTTGGCTTCAAGTTGCTTGCCAGAGCCTCGGTCCTCCCAATCATGGCGGTTCCGTTCTCGGCATCAATCTCAAG GTTTTTCAGTCGACTTAGAATGGTTCCAGTAATTGCATTAGTTGGTTTTGAACTATTTAACAGAGGGTTCCTTGTG GTTGGGAGCTGCATCGAAATTGGAATTCCCATGCTAATACTGTTTATAGCCTTGTCTCAG GTAGCTGTTATTGTATAG
- the LOC107623660 gene encoding uncharacterized protein LOC107623660 isoform X2 yields the protein MLLALPSRYRSSTSSSRLAHPYWTSAVLRVLGFKLLARASVLPIMAVPFSASISRFFSRLRMVPVIALVGFELFNRGFLVVGSCIEIGIPMLILFIALSQYYCIIR from the exons ATGTTGCTCGCTCTGCCTTCAAG ATACAGAAGCAGCACAAGCTCATCAAGGCTGGCTCATCCGTACTGGACCTCGGCTGTGCTCCGGGTGCTTGGCTTCAAGTTGCTTGCCAGAGCCTCGGTCCTCCCAATCATGGCGGTTCCGTTCTCGGCATCAATCTCAAG GTTTTTCAGTCGACTTAGAATGGTTCCAGTAATTGCATTAGTTGGTTTTGAACTATTTAACAGAGGGTTCCTTGTG GTTGGGAGCTGCATCGAAATTGGAATTCCCATGCTAATACTGTTTATAGCCTTGTCTCAG TATTATTGTATAATTAGGTAG
- the LOC107623660 gene encoding uncharacterized protein LOC107623660 isoform X1: MLLALPSRYRSSTSSSRLAHPYWTSAVLRVLGFKLLARASVLPIMAVPFSASISRFFSRLRMVPVIALVGFELFNRGFLVVGSCIEIGIPMLILFIALSQVQFKSRH; the protein is encoded by the exons ATGTTGCTCGCTCTGCCTTCAAG ATACAGAAGCAGCACAAGCTCATCAAGGCTGGCTCATCCGTACTGGACCTCGGCTGTGCTCCGGGTGCTTGGCTTCAAGTTGCTTGCCAGAGCCTCGGTCCTCCCAATCATGGCGGTTCCGTTCTCGGCATCAATCTCAAG GTTTTTCAGTCGACTTAGAATGGTTCCAGTAATTGCATTAGTTGGTTTTGAACTATTTAACAGAGGGTTCCTTGTG GTTGGGAGCTGCATCGAAATTGGAATTCCCATGCTAATACTGTTTATAGCCTTGTCTCAGGTACAATTTAAAAGTAGACACTAA
- the LOC107623661 gene encoding uncharacterized protein LOC107623661 isoform X6, which translates to MGGGAAGAPDFFYKEAQRLGYVARSAFKLVQIQKQHKLIKAGSSVLDLGCAPGAWLQVACQSLGPPNHGGSVLGIDLKVTQTSISLFHGNTADIVEMFFSRLGMVPVIALVGFELFNRGFLVVGSCIEIGIPMLILFIALSQDAI; encoded by the exons ATGGGGGGAGGGGCGGCGGGGGCACCCGATTTCTTCTACAAGGAAGCTCAGCGCCTTGGCTATGTTGCTCGCTCTGCCTTCAAG CTAGTACAGATACAGAAGCAGCACAAGCTCATCAAGGCTGGCTCATCCGTACTGGACCTCGGCTGTGCTCCGGGTGCTTGGCTTCAAGTTGCTTGCCAGAGCCTCGGTCCTCCCAATCATGGCGGTTCCGTTCTCGGCATCGATCTCAAGGTAACCCAAACCTCCATCTCTCTCTTCCACGGAAACACAGCTGATATTGTTGAAAT GTTTTTCAGTCGACTTGGAATGGTTCCAGTAATTGCATTAGTTGGTTTTGAACTATTTAACAGAGGGTTCCTTGTG GTTGGGAGCTGCATCGAAATTGGAATTCCCATGCTAATACTGTTTATAGCCTTGTCTCAG GATGCCATCTAA
- the LOC107623661 gene encoding uncharacterized protein LOC107623661 isoform X4, whose protein sequence is MGGGAAGAPDFFYKEAQRLGYVARSAFKIQKQHKLIKAGSSVLDLGCAPGAWLQVACQSLGPPNHGGSVLGIDLKVTQTSISLFHGNTADIVEMFFSRLGMVPVIALVGFELFNRGFLVVGSCIEIGIPMLILFIALSQVQFKSRH, encoded by the exons ATGGGGGGAGGGGCGGCGGGGGCACCCGATTTCTTCTACAAGGAAGCTCAGCGCCTTGGCTATGTTGCTCGCTCTGCCTTCAAG ATACAGAAGCAGCACAAGCTCATCAAGGCTGGCTCATCCGTACTGGACCTCGGCTGTGCTCCGGGTGCTTGGCTTCAAGTTGCTTGCCAGAGCCTCGGTCCTCCCAATCATGGCGGTTCCGTTCTCGGCATCGATCTCAAGGTAACCCAAACCTCCATCTCTCTCTTCCACGGAAACACAGCTGATATTGTTGAAAT GTTTTTCAGTCGACTTGGAATGGTTCCAGTAATTGCATTAGTTGGTTTTGAACTATTTAACAGAGGGTTCCTTGTG GTTGGGAGCTGCATCGAAATTGGAATTCCCATGCTAATACTGTTTATAGCCTTGTCTCAGGTACAATTTAAAAGTAGACACTAA
- the LOC107623661 gene encoding uncharacterized protein LOC107623661 isoform X3, with translation MGGGAAGAPDFFYKEAQRLGYVARSAFKLVQIQKQHKLIKAGSSVLDLGCAPGAWLQVACQSLGPPNHGGSVLGIDLKVTQTSISLFHGNTADIVEMFFSRLGMVPVIALVGFELFNRGFLVVGSCIEIGIPMLILFIALSQVAVIV, from the exons ATGGGGGGAGGGGCGGCGGGGGCACCCGATTTCTTCTACAAGGAAGCTCAGCGCCTTGGCTATGTTGCTCGCTCTGCCTTCAAG CTAGTACAGATACAGAAGCAGCACAAGCTCATCAAGGCTGGCTCATCCGTACTGGACCTCGGCTGTGCTCCGGGTGCTTGGCTTCAAGTTGCTTGCCAGAGCCTCGGTCCTCCCAATCATGGCGGTTCCGTTCTCGGCATCGATCTCAAGGTAACCCAAACCTCCATCTCTCTCTTCCACGGAAACACAGCTGATATTGTTGAAAT GTTTTTCAGTCGACTTGGAATGGTTCCAGTAATTGCATTAGTTGGTTTTGAACTATTTAACAGAGGGTTCCTTGTG GTTGGGAGCTGCATCGAAATTGGAATTCCCATGCTAATACTGTTTATAGCCTTGTCTCAG GTAGCTGTTATTGTATAG
- the LOC107623661 gene encoding uncharacterized protein LOC107623661 isoform X1 translates to MGGGAAGAPDFFYKEAQRLGYVARSAFKLVQIQKQHKLIKAGSSVLDLGCAPGAWLQVACQSLGPPNHGGSVLGIDLKVTQTSISLFHGNTADIVEMFFSRLGMVPVIALVGFELFNRGFLVVGSCIEIGIPMLILFIALSQVQFKSRH, encoded by the exons ATGGGGGGAGGGGCGGCGGGGGCACCCGATTTCTTCTACAAGGAAGCTCAGCGCCTTGGCTATGTTGCTCGCTCTGCCTTCAAG CTAGTACAGATACAGAAGCAGCACAAGCTCATCAAGGCTGGCTCATCCGTACTGGACCTCGGCTGTGCTCCGGGTGCTTGGCTTCAAGTTGCTTGCCAGAGCCTCGGTCCTCCCAATCATGGCGGTTCCGTTCTCGGCATCGATCTCAAGGTAACCCAAACCTCCATCTCTCTCTTCCACGGAAACACAGCTGATATTGTTGAAAT GTTTTTCAGTCGACTTGGAATGGTTCCAGTAATTGCATTAGTTGGTTTTGAACTATTTAACAGAGGGTTCCTTGTG GTTGGGAGCTGCATCGAAATTGGAATTCCCATGCTAATACTGTTTATAGCCTTGTCTCAGGTACAATTTAAAAGTAGACACTAA
- the LOC107623661 gene encoding uncharacterized protein LOC107623661 isoform X2: protein MGGGAAGAPDFFYKEAQRLGYVARSAFKLVQIQKQHKLIKAGSSVLDLGCAPGAWLQVACQSLGPPNHGGSVLGIDLKVTQTSISLFHGNTADIVEMFFSRLGMVPVIALVGFELFNRGFLVVGSCIEIGIPMLILFIALSQYYCIIR from the exons ATGGGGGGAGGGGCGGCGGGGGCACCCGATTTCTTCTACAAGGAAGCTCAGCGCCTTGGCTATGTTGCTCGCTCTGCCTTCAAG CTAGTACAGATACAGAAGCAGCACAAGCTCATCAAGGCTGGCTCATCCGTACTGGACCTCGGCTGTGCTCCGGGTGCTTGGCTTCAAGTTGCTTGCCAGAGCCTCGGTCCTCCCAATCATGGCGGTTCCGTTCTCGGCATCGATCTCAAGGTAACCCAAACCTCCATCTCTCTCTTCCACGGAAACACAGCTGATATTGTTGAAAT GTTTTTCAGTCGACTTGGAATGGTTCCAGTAATTGCATTAGTTGGTTTTGAACTATTTAACAGAGGGTTCCTTGTG GTTGGGAGCTGCATCGAAATTGGAATTCCCATGCTAATACTGTTTATAGCCTTGTCTCAG TATTATTGTATAATTAGGTAG
- the LOC107623273 gene encoding zinc finger protein CONSTANS-LIKE 4, translating to MASKLCDSCKSASATVYCRPDAAFLCSPCDSKVHAANKLASRHPRVSLCEVCEQAPAHVTCKADAASLCLACDRDIHSANPLASRHERIPVTPFYHSLAATVKSPVNFLDDHRFFSDADADADVDVSTEEAEAASWLLPTPSNPSKADLNSSQYMFQEMEQVPYVDLDYGNVDPKSEPKSSATTDGVVPVQSKTANEHYFEPFAYGGYKYNSQSQSQSQMSHSVSSSSMDVGVVPDGNAMSEISNCKVASSVEGGNQAVTVTAQFSAADREARVLRYREKRKNRKFEKTIRYASRKAYAETRPRIKGRFAKRTEVDPLNGYGVVPSC from the exons ATGGCTTCCAAGTTATGTGATTCATGCAAGTCCGCCTCCGCCACCGTCTACTGCCGCCCTGACGCCGCCTTCCTCTGCTCCCCCTGCGACTCCAAGGTCCACGCCGCTAACAAGCTCGCCTCCCGCCACCCTCGAGTCTCACTCTGCGAGGTCTGCGAGCAGGCACCTGCTCACGTCACCTGCAAGGCCGACGCCGCCTCCCTCTGCCTCGCCTGCGACCGCGATATCCACTCCGCCAACCCTCTCGCTTCCCGCCACGAGCGAATCCCCGTCACTCCCTTCTATCACTCCCTCGCCGCTACCGTCAAGTCTCCGGTCAACTTCCTTGATGACCACAGGTTCTTCTCCGACGCCGATGCTGATGCGGATGTTGATGTCAGCACTGAGGAGGCCGAGGCTGCTTCCTGGCTCCTTCCCACACCTTCTAACCCTTCCAAGGCAGATCTGAACTCGTCTCAGTACATGTTCCAGGAGATGGAACAGGTTCCGTATGTAGATCTGGATTACGGCAACGTGGATCCCAAATCGGAGCCGAAGAGCTCCGCCACCACCGACGGAGTTGTTCCGGTGCAGAGCAAGACCGCTAACGAGCACTACTTTGAGCCTTTCGCCTACGGTGGCTACAAGTACAACTCGCAATCTCAGTCACAGTCACAGATGAGCCATAGC GTGTCGTCGTCGTCGATGGACGTTGGTGTTGTGCCGGACGGGAACGCGATGTCTGAGATATCGAACTGCAAGGTAGCGTCATCGGTGGAGGGAGGGAACCAGGCAGTGACGGTGACGGCGCAGTTCTCGGCGGCGGATAGGGAAGCTAGGGTTTTGAGGTATCGGGAGAAGAGGAAGAACCGAAAGTTCGAGAAGACTATTCGCTACGCTTCTCGTAAGGCTTATGCAGAAACGAGGCCAAGGATCAAAGGCAGATTCGCCAAGCGCACTGAGGTTGACCCTCTCAATGGATACGGCGTCGTTCCGTCGTGTTAA